The Spirosoma foliorum genome has a window encoding:
- a CDS encoding carboxymuconolactone decarboxylase family protein, producing the protein MKTRLSVKAVEPRVYTAMMEAVKQQASFGLDPILTELIKMRVSQLNGCGYCLNMHAKEARRIGETEQRLYTLSAWWETPFFTEIEQAVLRFTEELTQLTNKGVSDDVYDKVVSLLGEQKVAQIILVINTINSWNRIAIATHMVADRD; encoded by the coding sequence ATGAAAACCAGATTAAGCGTTAAAGCAGTAGAACCCAGAGTTTATACGGCCATGATGGAAGCGGTAAAACAACAGGCTTCCTTCGGTCTTGATCCTATATTGACCGAATTGATCAAAATGCGCGTGTCGCAATTGAATGGCTGCGGCTACTGCCTGAACATGCACGCCAAAGAAGCCCGTCGAATTGGCGAAACCGAACAACGATTGTATACGCTGAGTGCCTGGTGGGAAACGCCCTTTTTCACCGAAATCGAACAGGCGGTTTTGCGGTTCACCGAAGAATTGACGCAGTTAACCAACAAGGGCGTATCCGACGACGTGTATGATAAGGTGGTAAGCCTGCTTGGCGAGCAAAAAGTAGCCCAAATCATTCTGGTCATTAACACCATCAATAGCTGGAATCGCATTGCCATTGCCACGCATATGGTTGCCGACCGGGATTGA